The nucleotide window ATGGAGTTAGGGGTACAGTTAGTGGGGCAGCTGGGCACTGAGAAAGGGCGGAAAGGTCAACAGCAGCGTTAGCGACCAGGTTAGTGACCAGCTCAGCGGTCCTTGTCTGGGCGATTCACTCGACAGGAATTGCTGCGGAGAAACTGGTGCCTGcgacacatggacacacacaggcTCATCTGGGCGCCACGTGTCAGAACATCACGTGGGGGAAAGACTCCCTGGAGTCGCACGAGTGTGTGAGCCAGTTGTCCTCTGCGTGACACCTACTACAGGACACTTACGAGGGTTCGAGAATCTTCTTTGTCCAGAATCTTCTGGGCCTGGTCTGGAGGAAACTTCAGCATGGAAGTGATGACTTTGGCCATAGTCTAGAGAAAGGTTCAACAGGAAGTCAGACTGTCATGCAATGCTGGTTCTCACATTTACACTTGTACTTACACAGTAATAAACTGAGAAACAGTTCCGCAAAACGGCATCAAACACATAAACAATCGTAGCAcgtggtgttggactcattatTGATGGAGCTGtaaggagatgaggagagaagtggttctcaaagagatgggttcgagacccttctttaaTGTGTGAAGGATTCAGTAGCTCCAAGGGACACAGGGAGCCCACTCCACCACACTGGGGTCGAGAGAAACGTAggaggagctcagtgctcttgctgggctgtagggGATCACCAGGTCCCCAGGTGAATATGGCTCCTTGGAGAAGAAGCTCACAACGTGCTTATTCTGCTTAGAACCCAGAGGGTTAAACAACTGAGTGCAATTAAGGCACGACGGAAGTAAATAATGAGAAGCAGAGTGAGAGCGGTTCTCCTCGCTGCAAGAGCCAAAAAGAGTCCCGCAGCTACCTGGGAAAGAGCCCTCCTGCTGAGTAACAGCAGTCATTAACTCCAGCAAGAGTACGCATGGGGGGGTGCACTTGGAGGGTTGGCGTTCGCTCTCAGTCATGTGATCAGCAACCCCCTCCACCGCAACCCCCACCTGCAGTGAGCCCTGAGGCATGAACCCCTGCTGCTTTACATGGCCCGTGGATGGGGCTGTTACACGGACCCAACACATCATTTTATTCACACGGGACACAAAGGACCGCAAAGGTACGGTCATGACCAGTTGCTACGGGCACATGTGGGGCTTCTGGTGACGTAATACAGTTTTGTGAGGACTGTGACTTTGGTggttgatgatgatgaagatgatgatgatgatgatcacacCTTGGTCTCTCTCCCCATCATGTACTCAAACATGACCTTCCTCAGATACTCGAACTCTGTGGGCTCCGAGAGGGCGTCACCACCATAGTGTCCCGTGTCTGCATGACAGAAACAGCGCCGTTAAcatatctctctcacacacacaccgccccGCACAGGGAGTCCTCCGCTGTGAACCATCACTCACACTCACAGGCATCTTCTTACAAAGTTGGTTCAAGAAGCTTAATAGTGTTTTAATAGCATCAAAAGCAGGGCTGTGTATGAATGTACTGCATTTACTCCGTTACTTTGGTAACTTTGTTGTCGTACTTTTCACAGGAATTTTTGTcaggaaaacatgcattttcactccgttacatttctgtcactttGTTCTTGGTACTTCTCAGTTCGACACATACTAGTTTAACTAGTGAGCTCACTGGTAGAGCCGTGTGTCCACTACGTGTGACACTCCTTCCATAAACTGGGTCTCATTCCACACCCAGGCAGAGCCGTGGACGTGCAAGAGCAAAACTGACAGCAGACACGCAACGCATCGATAGGCCAGGCCGCATAGGCTCCGCCCACCCATAGCCTGGGGGTTCTGCCTTCACGGGCACCTATTGGAGAGGTCAGCGATGTCAGTGGACGGTTCAGCTCCCTGCCTCGCAGATCCAGACAAACCGCTGTGTCACACGGTCAGGTCACGAACTCATGGAGCCTTTGACCAACATTACTGAGGAACTCCACCCTCAGCGACATCCTCCATGCACAGCACCAGCACAGTGTGTGATCTATGCCACATCTGAGTGCACAGCGCTgccagtgtgtgaatggatgacaTCGCTGAGGGGAGGTAggggagaaaaggagagagaagcacgagctcctgctcctcctccccctcccccaacatgAGAACAGTGCCCAAAGCCAAGTGCTGCTTGAACCATTAAACCAGGACAGAACACACAAATGTTATAACCAATCACCACCCCCCTTCGCATATCATGTTCTGACTCCCCCTTTTAAAACTCCCTGTGCCTCCCtcactccaaacacacacacacgagctcCACCCAAAGCAGTGCCCTAGAGGCACCATGACATTTTCATGTCTTCAGTTTTCTACAGAATCTAGGCCACAAGGAAGGGATTGGAGaaagccctgtgtgtgtgtgtgtgttcgttcagaATCACACTCCCTCTCTGAACCCGGAGGGCAGGTCCGGTTTATCGTTTGCATTTAGGGAGGATGATACTTCCATGTTTTCACAGACAAGACCGAGCACAGGAAACCATGGCGGAAGTCACACGGGGCTGGTGGAGCAGACGGAAAAGCTTTCCACTGTTCAGCTCATCTCTGGGTGAGGTCACTCACCTCTGTAGGGGGCCCCCAGGTGAGTGACCACTGAGTTCTTATGGACACACCGGAGCTTGTCCTCCAGAGCGTGAATCTGTACAAGACGAgagaacactttttttctccctccctcacacacacacacacacacacacactctgggagTGTGATATGGCGGAGGGCCATTCTGACACACTGAGCACACAAAGCTACCCCAATATAGGTGACAACCACAGGGTAACACAGTCTGCACACATGGTAAATGATGCACCAAGAGTACAAGGGCAGCAGAACGGTGCAGTTCACAGTGCTGGAGATAGACACCAACCCTCTCCTGGAACTCCTGCTCCTTCAGTCGGGCCTCACTCAGCAGGGTGGTCTTCTGGGCCAGCTGGGCCTGAGGGACACAGTCAGGACTGAGAGGATGCACCTCACTTAAGGACCTGAGGCTATGCAAACACACAACGTTACAGCCACATGTACTGCACGTTCATGGCATCGGCTCGCCCCCTGGCGGCTGAGCCAGTCACGGCGGAGCTGCCGCTCACGGTGCCGTCGATAAAAGTTCTATAGAGGCACACGGGTCCAGCCCACATCGTAAGCTGGCCCTGGAAACATACGCGCAGCTGTGTGTGAAGCTCAGTGGTTCACGCTGGACTCGTTGCCATTATCGTCTCTCCTGCGTGATGTCAGCTGGTGGGACGCCACCGCTGGTGAATTACTGATGAATTACTGATTAATAACTTCCAAGGACTGCGTGCAACTTTGGGGATTGCCAATAGGAAGCCGATCCTTTTCTATCTCTCGGAAACTGCACATACCGTCTGCCGGGAGCTGCCACCGTGTTTCAGCAGCGCCAGAGAAACACCACACAACATCTCATTAACGAGTGGAAACTTGGggaaattaaacacaaacacttagaccttataaaaaattaaaagaggaAGGAGCCCAGGGGCCACCAGCAGCCACGTGGGCATGTAAATTCCAGGCAGGAACTGAAGGCCAGAGGCGAAAGGAAAACCTTGAGCTGAGTGGAGGCAAGGGCGCCTCCTGCTGGGCGATGGGCCGTTTCAGTGCCAGAAACAAGCGGTGAAACAACAGGGAGCTGCGAGCCCTGGTGTGCTGGGAAACGTGTGGTGTGATAACTATGCAAAAGCCGAAACTCCAGTGAAACATGGTACGGTGAGAGAAGAAGCAGTTCCACAAGAAGCGTGCTAGAAAAAGGCGACATACCTGGAGCTCAGAAACGGACGTGGAGCCCTGAAACGCAGAGAGAGGGTCCTGGTTAGACAACACCTTCCCGAACAAGGCAATGGGAAAGCAGAGTGCCACAGTACTGTCCACCACCCCCCAAGGGGCTTCATACCTCTTCGTTGCCCTGGATCCTCATCTGCAGCTCGTCTAGCTCCTTCTGGACCTCCCACACGCGGGTGCCCATCTCCTCTTCGCGGCTCTGAGGACACAGAGAGCTCAGCTGACAGGCAGAAGACAGACAGGATGCAAACCAAAGCCTTGTGTGAATGACCATCACTATCAGCCATCCTCCTCAACGCTGTTCACGCTCCACTGACCCTCTGTCCTGGACCAGCACCGTTACCACTAACCTGCTATGTGCAGCAGAACCAGCTTCATTTCCATCTAACTCCATAAGGGCCTTGGACTAAGAGGGCGCACTGTACCTGCAGGATCTCCTCGTATTTGTGCACTGTCCGACTGAGATCCTCCTCCTTCTGAGAGATGGTCTTGCGCAACTGGATGACCTCCTCACGATGGCTCTGCATtagctccacctccacctcctgtGCCTTTCCTGGAAGGTGGGATCAAAAGGAGAGGGTGAGTTCTGACAGGATGCTCTTCAGCAATCAAACATGTCCTACCACCTGCGTGGAGTGCAACCTCACATAGACCACTGCTGGATGAGGAGGAGCTGAAGGCAGCAAACAGAAGGTCATGTGTCTCATGTTAATGACCAGGATACCAACAACCAACAACCTTCTCTCTGGGGAGATAATGCAGAAATAAGTTCCCCCACCTCAGCTGATCTCAATCTTGTTTCTGATTAACCTTGGCAGGACTTCGGAAGGTCACCTTAAACCACTTTATGAACAACTGTCTCGAACCTGAGCTCTGGTCTTCAAGCCCCTCACCTATGGCCTCTTTCACTGCTGTCTCCAGCTCTCGCTCCTTCTGGGCCATTTTGGTGTTGAACTCCCTCATTATCTGCTTCAGGGTTGAGTTGTGCCGCATCTCCATGTCCTCCAACTCCAACCTGTCCGTGGGAAAAGGAGAAAGTCAGACACACCGCGTATGAGGGACAGCTCAACTCCACCCCAGCAAGACCTGTTAAAGTTGACATTGATACATTGTCAAAGTGGACCGCTTTAAGATGCTACTGATTTACGTCATGTGTACTGTGTACCTGAACCCCTTCCATACCCCTCAAACATCTATAGAACAGCATCTCATGAACAAAATCAGGCACAATAGGCTCTTAAATTTCTAAATCTGACAAGTTCTTGCTTACTTGAGGTTCTTCTTATGCTCTTCGGACATCTCCTTGCGCAAGAACTCCAGCTCTTGCTCGTGGTCCTTCCGTAGGGAGCGGAGGTCTTTCTGCAATCGCGTGACGTCTTTGCGCAGCTTCTGCTTCTCATTTTCTGCCTCAGTGAGCTTGCTGTGCAGCTCCGCTGCCTGAGTCCTCATCGCACTGGTGGAATCAGCAGCATGCCCTTGACCCGACTCCTGCTCGTACATCTTCAGCAAGGCTTCGCACGCCTTCAGCCGGCTGCCCAACTCCTCCGCCTTCTCCCTGTACTCCTCCAATAAGGAATCCACCTCATGAGGCTTGCCCCCCAGCACTCCGGAGTTACAGATCTGGACCTCCTCCGCCTTAAGCATTTCAATCTTCTCAGCAGGCTCTTTGTCGTCCGTACACTTCTTGAGCTCCTCCAAGTTCTTTTCCAGTTCCTCGATCCTCCTTTCCTTCTCTCGGACCTGCTCCTGCAGGCCTGAGGAGGTCTGAGCACGTGTAGTGTGGGAAAGAAGCTCCATGTTAAGCCGGTCCATTTCGGCCTGATagctctccctctcctcctctgcctgTTTCAGCTTACTTATCACATCCTCAAGTCTGCAGTTTGCTTCCTCCTGAATGGACAGAGTTTCCCTTTCCTTGTCCTCAATTCCTTTAAGAGTCTCCTTGAGATTGGCTACTTCACTCTTGAGTGCACTCAACTTCTCTTCATACATCTGCTTCAGCTGGTCCAGAGAGCTCTCCTTCTCAAGTCTCTCTTCCTTTCTAACTGCTTCAACTTGCAGTTCTTTTTCATCCTTTGCTTTAGATAAAGCCTCTTCCAGAGACTTTACCCTGTCCTCCAACATGTCAGCACACTGCTTCCTTGTTTCTGTGTCCTGCTTGGCTTCCTCAAGTGTCTTCTCCAAGACTCTGACAGCCTCTCCCTTTTCCTCCACCTGCTTCTCCAAAACTTGAAGAGCCTGTTCCTTCTCTTCTAGCTGCTTCTGAAGGACTTCCATAGCCTGCTCTTTCTCCTCAACCTGTGCAGTCAGCTGTTTACGCACCTGTCCAATCTTCTGCTCTGCTTTTTTCTTAAGCTCAGCCAGCTTTCCCATGCTCTCAGAGGCCAGTCGTTCATCAGCTGCCCTCAAAGCCTCTTCTTTGTTTCTCAGAATCTCAGTCTTCTCTTTCTCAAAGTCATTCCGCTGGCGCTCAAGCTCTTGCTTGGCAGCTTGGCTCTCCAGGGCAAGGTTCCTGCTCTGTGAGGCTTCTGTCTGggcctgctgcagctgctcctccagtTTGCTCTGCTCCCTCTCACTCACTGCTaactgctcctccagctcagtCACCCGACTCATACAACCTTCCAACTCTGTGGTCAAGGCACCAAGGCGCTGCTCCTTCTCACTGAGGGCCTGGTCCATCTCGGACTTACTGACAGACTGGTGGTCAATGGTGGCTGTCAGCTTCTCAAGCCTCTCGTCCCGCTCAGCGATCTGCCGCTCCATGTCTTCAAGCTTAGCCTGCAGGGATTTGACTGCGTTGTGGTTCTGGGTGAACCGGATCTCCGTTTTCTTCTTCAACTCCAATACCTTGTTCTTGAACTGTTCAGCCTGCTCCAGAGCAGCGACCTTTTCAGCATTAAGTGTCTCCACTTTCTCCTCCATCTGCTTCAGaagcttctgctgctgctcattATGCTGGTGATCCAGCATGGATATGGCTTCCTCTTTTGCTGAAAGACTATTAGCTAGCTGAGTCTTCAGGTCATTAATGATACTTTCCAAACTGCTGATATGGAGATTGCGGTCCTTCAGCGTTTCTGAGATGGTAACATTGTCCTTCCTTAGCTGCTCGATACAGACTTCCTTCTCGGACAGTGTCTGTAGATCTCTTTGTAGCAACTCCTTCTCTGTGGTTACAGTACTGATGTGCTCTATGTGTATTTTCACCTTGGAGGTCATCTGCTCGAGGGAACTATTGAGGCAGTTAATCTCCTCCTTCTTCCGCTGGAGCTGCTCTACCAAAGTGCATATTCTGTTGCCCTTGGAGAGGATGGTGTTTCTGAGCTGTGCCACCTGTTTTTGACTACTCACGACTCTGTCTTCAAGTGCACCCACTTGACTGTCCACTTTCTCACAAAGCTCCTTCGTGGTGGAGTCCATTTTCATTTGCGCCTCCTGGCAGCGGTGGACCAGCTCTTTGTGGATTAAACTGATCTGGTTCCTGAACTCTTCTTCCTTAGCTTGACTTTGTAGGGAAAACTCTTTGAGCCTCTTTTGTAAGTCCTCACCTTCTTTACAGTTTGTGGCTTCAACAACTTGCAGTTTGCCTTgagtctcttccagctcttttgCTAGTGCCAGCACCTTTTCTCTGGTGTCTTCTGAAGCTTTACTGAGCTGGTCCTGCAGTGTGTTCCTTTCATTCAAAGCCTGGTTTAGGTTCTTTTCTACAGCTTCCACTTGCTCTTTCAGCATTACTTCACTTTGAGACAAGTTCTCCAGCTTAGCAGCTGCTTCCTTCAGCTCTGCTTGCAATTTCTGCACAGTTGTCTCTCTTATAGCAAGTTCCTCCCTGAGGTTTTTGAGGTCTTGTATGAACAGTTTCTTCTCCTCTCTGCTGGCTGTGAGCTGCTCCATCACCTCTGCTAGTTCCTGCATCTTCTCCTGCAGGAGGCGCTGGTGTTTCTCCTGcatttcctcttctttctgGCACATCTTCATCTGCCAGTTCTGTGACacctcatcctgctccttcTTTAGGGTCTCCCGAAGCCTCTCCAGCTGTTCCTTGTGGGTGGCTTCCAGCTGCATCACAGTCTCATTGAGACCCACTGAGCTCACCTGAGCCATTTCCAGGATCTTCTCCTTGACTTGCTGGTCCTTCTGCTCCAGCTCTTGTTCCTTCTTCTGCAGCTCTGCTTTCAGATTCTCTTCTTGCTCCTGAAGCTTTTTCTTAAACTtatcattcatttcttttgccTTCTGTTTGACCTTCTCCATCTTTGTCTCTTGTAATTTCAGCTTCCCCTCCATCTCCTTCTTCACATTCTCCAGTGTCTTCTCAGCTGCAGCCCTCTCATCATCCAGCATCTTTTTCAGCTGGGTCTCCTCCTGTTTCTGCCTTTCAATTGTTTTAGCATACAAGCACTCTTTCTCAGAAAGCTCCTTTTTGACTTGTTCCATCTGAAGCCGCAGCTCCTGTTGCTCTGCTAAGTGCCTTTGAGGAAGCTCCTCTGCCTTCTGCTTCGAGGTACTCAGGGCcttttccagctgctgctcaaGATCCTTCACCTGATTTCTGCAATTCATCAGCTCTGCTGTGATCTCACCTAGGCGAATAGTGGCATCCATCAGGTCCTCTTTCTCTGTTTGAACCTCTTGTAGACTCTGCCTCAGCTCGTCAAGCTCCAGCATGCTCAGTCTCTGAGCCTcttcattaacttttttttgttgctgaagCTCTTCCCTCTCCTTCTGGTGAGCAGccaccagctcctccagcttgtTCTTTCCTTCCTGCACGGTTTCCTCTAGAGCCTCCTTCAGAGCCTGTTCTTTGCTCAACTGTTCCTCAAGTGCattctctttctcctttaatACCATCTTGAGCTTGTTGAGTTCCTCTTTCAATGTCTTCTCCACTCCCCCCAGGGACTCCTCATGCTGTGACTGGATGCCTTCAATTTTAGCCTGGCACTTGGATCGCTCCTGCTGAAGCTCTGCTTCAAATTCCTTTCTGGCTGCATCAAAATTGCCCCCGGTGGAtgccagctgctcctccagcagctgccgACTCTTCAGCGTCTCTGAGAGTTCGAAGGCTAAGGCCTCTAGTTCTGTCTGTTTCACATCCAGCTTCTCCAGCATCTTTTGGTTCATGTCATCCACATGAGCATGGTACTGTAGCTCCTTGTCCTTCAGTGCAGCCTCCAGCTCTGCCCGCTGCTGCTCGCGCAGCTCATCCAACTGAGCTTGGTGCTTCTGTGCTGCCTTTGCCTGCTCCGCCTGTAGGAGCTCAAGTGCCTCCTGGTGCTTTGCCTCCAGGGCTGCCAACTGCCCCTCCATCTTTCTGTTGTGCTCTTCCGTTTGGCCAAGGTCCTCTGTAGGTCGGTGGGAACCATCTGGGGGAGGTTTTGAGAGGGTACTTTCCAGCTCCAGGATTTTCTGCAGTGATATTCAGATGCCACAGTTATGGGTTCAAGCTTTCACTGATGACGataacgacaacaacaacaaggcaTGGCTGGCTGGAGGAATAGAGGTGCTCACCGTCCTGGCCGTTTCCAgttcctgctgcagctccacagCTCGGCTCTCTCCTTCCAACCGCAGGGCCGCCTTCTGTAGCTCGGCTTCCTCGAGGGCCAACGCTGTCTGCTGGTCCCGCTCCTGCATGGCCTTGCTGAGCTCTGCCCGGCACTGCTCCTGCACACCAACCCCAGCATGACTCACAGTAACAGCAGACACTCTGGACATGCTATGTGACcttaaacacacacccacaggtCACTGGTGTGCTGGGTGGTGTTCATGGTGCAAGGCCCCACTCACCAGTGCCTGCTTGAGCTGCTCCTGGAACTGGGCCTCTCGCTGCTGAAGCCTGGTGCCTAGCTCCTGCTCCCTGTTGGCCAGGGCATCAGCATGCAGGCGCTCCATCTCAGCCACACGCTCCTCCAACGACTTCTGTAGGACACACGCAATTCGCCATGGCAAACACTTCAGCACTGTGTACAGGTTCACTACCATTTACCTGTGATGTTAGCAGGTAGAACGGTTCTCTACTTCACCTCCCTGggatattcatttattcacatttgcCATAAATGAACAGATGCTTGGATTTAACAATCATTTATGTAAGGAGCCTGGGCTAGACTCAAAGCCATAGTGTGAcagagtgagtcagtgagtgtgtgtatatacgcatttttattaattcatttggcagatgcctttctccaaagtgacgtatatctgagaataaaaaaaaaagtgcattgcatcaatggaaggagagatttggatgtgTTCcttgagtacagtccatttgccACATATcacggtataaaccagtgtacgttacaccagtagctgcatatagactttttaaaaattattaatgattaCATGGTACGTGTTCATTGAGCACATGTGGACATGCAGAGAGCagatgaggagaaaaaacaGAGCACCTGTCTGCGAAACTCCTCAAGGCATGCAGTTGGGATGCGGCCTCGTAACCATGACGACACTAAGCTCTCGTCAACTCCTTTCAAGATGCATACACTGCTCATGGCGTAGGGCACAGACCCAACTCTGGCTGTTCAAGGGAACCATGTGATGAGTGGGACTGACCCCCGTGCCCTGGCCGAGCTACAGATGACCTCATCTCTTATCCAATGACCTGGGGCTGCAGGCAGCCTAACAAAACGACTACCTGCATGGCTGCAGCTGCACGGCATTACACAGTGCAGACGCCCAGCAGCACAAGGCTCCACCTAAGAAGAGAGACCATCTCCACAGAAGGAGGCATGGACATGGACACTGTAAGGCACCACAAGCAAACTCTGCAGGAATCACTGAAGTGAcccaaaagtgtgtttttaccaGTTTTTACTCACGTGGTGCGGTCACAGGCATCGTGAGGATACACAAACTCCTTCATTTCTGAGCAGCTGAGTCAGGAATTTTAAAAGCCTAACATTGTCCAGTTTATTGATTTATAATTGAATTTACTTTACATCTTCTTAAATTTTTGCCTACTGTGGAGTGAACGCGACTTTCCTTTACTCTCCAACCTGGCAGAGCACTGCAAAGAGCCCCCGAAGTGTGGGACTCATCGATCCAACTGCCTGTTCCTTAGTGTCAGTGGACATTAACAAGATAAGGAGTGTTGCTCATGTTTATGGTACGAATCAGTCAGCAGTCAGTACTGACTGTGCATCACGGCCGTTTTCTTACTTCCTGTCACACTCAGTTCTACAAGTAGCTACTTGTACCAAGTGTGTTGGCAAAAACAGCAGGATGAAACTGTGCTTCCATCTCTCTCCATGTACAACTTCATCTGCTCTTTGTGCACTATTGTTTACTCagttgtttgttgctttggagaaaagcggacTCTGTAAACCCAGACTGTAACATGTGTATGAGGTATTAGTGAGGTTCTAAGCTCAGTATGGCGCAACGTGAAGCTCTGTTATGGAACTGCTCTTTGAGATGCCCACAGATGCGAATCCACCcgaattcaattcaatgtatttttatagagctcttctcatgcagtgacacagagcgctttaacacagacacaaggcaagaaaaacaaacatcagataaagaaacaaagaagacagttgactaccgactatcataatataatgcttttatggAGCTATAAGTATGTGTACTGGCCatggaagaaaggaacaaaaactcccaaatgagCAGTGCAGGTGTCCAGAATACATTGAGTCCACGGCAGCTCTGCCTGTCGCTCACCTTCATGATGTGCACCACTTCCTGTTTGACACGTgtcagctcctgctgcaggctCCGCCTCTCCTCCTCACTGGTGCGCTCAACCTCCTTCACCTGGGCTTCCATTGTGGCCTGCAGCTGCCGGCGCGCCTCCTCAGCCCGCTGTGCCATGCCCAGGGCACGCTCGAGCTCCTCAAAGGCtgggggaacacacacacgtacacatcaTGAAGCAGAAGCGACCAGATTCAGGACATGCTCCTTtggtacacaaaaaaaaaaactgcaccatGGTTGCTGTAGAAACTCAGTGACCCAAACACAGCATCACACTCCAGTCCTCACCCGCTCTCTCTGACTTTTCGCGCTGCTCCTGAAGCTCATCACGTTCCGCCATCACCTGTTGGACCCGCGTCCGCAACtgcgccacctcctcctccttcatctccagAGTCTCGTGCATCTGCCGCTTGGTCTCGGCGATCACCATGCCCTGCGAGACAGTCAGCACACGTAAGCAGGCAGTCACGGTCGCTGACCTGCAGTCACAAGGGCCCCGGTTTCAACCCATTCTTGTTGCAGTACCTTGATGgcagcacttaccctgaaatgatgcagtaaaaaaaaaaaaaaaaaaattaccctgaactgcacGAGTTGGTAGAAAACTGTACATTGCTGTGTGCGCAAAGCTATTAATAGTGATAAGTGTGTGACCTGCGGGGACGGGCCAAGAAAGGGCAGCAGTCACCACAGAGAGGGGCACAGGCCATCTTATACTGACGCCCACAGCGAAGCCACGGTTCATAATTCATGGCCCAAAGCGAGTGTTCTCCAAGTGGGGGAGTTCCTGTATACAGCTCAGCTTCTGCTGCATTCACAGCCATTGTGTAAGGGGGGGTACTGTGAGAGTAGCTGTCCATGCTCGCATGGTCACAGTCTCCGCTGAGAGGTTGGCGAGGTCAGTGTTCTACCTGTCCGCTCACCTGTGATAAATATGGTGCCGGCGCGAGGCAACACGTTGATTActtctcctcgcagacttgttagtttagtgtatattatttcgTTTGTGTCACTATCCctccagccagtttactctcttattacttatAACTGCCAAACtcttctgcaaatacgtgaaacgGTGTGATTAGACGCAATTCTTAGCGCTGGAGAGCTGAATGCGCTACCTTCACTCTGCCGCGAACAACATCATGACCGCGACCCACCTGGGACCACTCAGAAGAAGCGAGCTCGGAAACGGGGCCGCAGGACCGGCGTACAGATTAGAGTGAAACACCGTGagctacgacctccgatgcccagaattttcctgtccaacgttcagtctctggcCAGCAAACTGGATGATCTCAGAGGTcgacttaaattccgaagagacttatggaactgctgtgttttctgctttacggaaAAGCAGCTCACCACCAGCACGCAGGAGCATGcggtccagcccgagggcttctcagTCTACCGCGCAGATCGGACTGGTTCATCGggggaaaagagaggagggggcgtatgctttcttattaacaacgcTTGATGTACGAATGTGGAaatgattgcacagaactgcactccggaccttgaatacctactgatcaaatgccgaccgttctacttgcccagggagttctcggctgtgctcgtggccgcagtttacatcccatcCCAAGGGAACACAAACAGTGCTCTAAACAAATCTCTGAACCACGTCGCCACTAAGTACGAGAagaagcacccagatggactgttcattatctctggggactttaaccaagccgatttcaggaacgcgtaccccaagtaccatcagcacatctcctgccccaccagaggctcaaacaccctcgaccactgctacacttcacacaaaggcgcgtaccgctccctgctgcgtccacacctcgggcagtcagatcatgcctcgattctgctgctcccggtctacaagcagaaactcaagTGAGAGAAGCCTGTGACGTGCACTGTGCAGCGCTGGTCACCAGGAGCAGAGGAAAGgcttcaggactgctttgacaccgtggactgggacatgttcagaaactcatcctccagtctggacgagtatgccacagcgGTCACAGACTTCATCGGTAccgtgtaaatgtctgcataccatataaaacagtccgctcattccccaaccaaaaaccgtggataaccACCGAAATGCGAAATAAGATCCATGTACGAACTTGCGCGTTTCAGTCTGGAGACATGGGCGCatacaagaagagca belongs to Scleropages formosus chromosome 18, fSclFor1.1, whole genome shotgun sequence and includes:
- the golga4 gene encoding golgin subfamily A member 4 isoform X2 is translated as MFKKLKQKINEEQSPQRNAQQSPQPQVGPRELRGRSPSLLQDDSPPSDRELLAGVIAEPAFLSEYTIFALDHSTRPSADAVPVAHVVSSSTDSPKSRGNVNGDGATSAQESQSLAQKLQLKVPSMESLFRSSSRENLVRSASRDSLNRLGDTESPATTPAYDPPSDIESEAEESPGSVESLTKEQLLHRLHRVERSLANYRGKYSELVTAYRTIQRDKEKTQAILSQSQDKALRRIGELREELQMDQQAKKHLQEEFDAALEEKDQLITVLQTQVALMKKRLHGIQGEGFSTEVDSAPPEGSQESSSILQSPPADGSTAVEESDATSAKTVEVLQQRVRRQENLLQKCKEMLRSHKERSTQLSSENEALQQQLQERLQELEKMKELHTTEKTRLITQLRDAKNLIEQLEQDKGMVIAETKRQMHETLEMKEEEVAQLRTRVQQVMAERDELQEQREKSERAAFEELERALGMAQRAEEARRQLQATMEAQVKEVERTSEEERRSLQQELTRVKQEVVHIMKKSLEERVAEMERLHADALANREQELGTRLQQREAQFQEQLKQALEQCRAELSKAMQERDQQTALALEEAELQKAALRLEGESRAVELQQELETARTKILELESTLSKPPPDGSHRPTEDLGQTEEHNRKMEGQLAALEAKHQEALELLQAEQAKAAQKHQAQLDELREQQRAELEAALKDKELQYHAHVDDMNQKMLEKLDVKQTELEALAFELSETLKSRQLLEEQLASTGGNFDAARKEFEAELQQERSKCQAKIEGIQSQHEESLGGVEKTLKEELNKLKMVLKEKENALEEQLSKEQALKEALEETVQEGKNKLEELVAAHQKEREELQQQKKVNEEAQRLSMLELDELRQSLQEVQTEKEDLMDATIRLGEITAELMNCRNQVKDLEQQLEKALSTSKQKAEELPQRHLAEQQELRLQMEQVKKELSEKECLYAKTIERQKQEETQLKKMLDDERAAAEKTLENVKKEMEGKLKLQETKMEKVKQKAKEMNDKFKKKLQEQEENLKAELQKKEQELEQKDQQVKEKILEMAQVSSVGLNETVMQLEATHKEQLERLRETLKKEQDEVSQNWQMKMCQKEEEMQEKHQRLLQEKMQELAEVMEQLTASREEKKLFIQDLKNLREELAIRETTVQKLQAELKEAAAKLENLSQSEVMLKEQVEAVEKNLNQALNERNTLQDQLSKASEDTREKVLALAKELEETQGKLQVVEATNCKEGEDLQKRLKEFSLQSQAKEEEFRNQISLIHKELVHRCQEAQMKMDSTTKELCEKVDSQVGALEDRVVSSQKQVAQLRNTILSKGNRICTLVEQLQRKKEEINCLNSSLEQMTSKVKIHIEHISTVTTEKELLQRDLQTLSEKEVCIEQLRKDNVTISETLKDRNLHISSLESIINDLKTQLANSLSAKEEAISMLDHQHNEQQQKLLKQMEEKVETLNAEKVAALEQAEQFKNKVLELKKKTEIRFTQNHNAVKSLQAKLEDMERQIAERDERLEKLTATIDHQSVSKSEMDQALSEKEQRLGALTTELEGCMSRVTELEEQLAVSEREQSKLEEQLQQAQTEASQSRNLALESQAAKQELERQRNDFEKEKTEILRNKEEALRAADERLASESMGKLAELKKKAEQKIGQVRKQLTAQVEEKEQAMEVLQKQLEEKEQALQVLEKQVEEKGEAVRVLEKTLEEAKQDTETRKQCADMLEDRVKSLEEALSKAKDEKELQVEAVRKEERLEKESSLDQLKQMYEEKLSALKSEVANLKETLKGIEDKERETLSIQEEANCRLEDVISKLKQAEEERESYQAEMDRLNMELLSHTTRAQTSSGLQEQVREKERRIEELEKNLEELKKCTDDKEPAEKIEMLKAEEVQICNSGVLGGKPHEVDSLLEEYREKAEELGSRLKACEALLKMYEQESGQGHAADSTSAMRTQAAELHSKLTEAENEKQKLRKDVTRLQKDLRSLRKDHEQELEFLRKEMSEEHKKNLKLELEDMEMRHNSTLKQIMREFNTKMAQKERELETAVKEAIGKAQEVEVELMQSHREEVIQLRKTISQKEEDLSRTVHKYEEILQSREEEMGTRVWEVQKELDELQMRIQGNEEGSTSVSELQAQLAQKTTLLSEARLKEQEFQERIHALEDKLRCVHKNSVVTHLGAPYRDTGHYGGDALSEPTEFEYLRKVMFEYMMGRETKTMAKVITSMLKFPPDQAQKILDKEDSRTLAWLR